TACACTCTGTTAAACACAATTTGATGAAAAAGCTTCGTAATTTTAACGAATTTTGTCATTAAAATGGAGCCAAAGAAACattgttatattaatgaaagttCATTGTCAtgataaaacgatttttttttcattcatacagcaaattattttcattaaagcTTTTAATAGAACGAAACATTTCATTgcttaacaatttttataacaCAATTTATTGATATAACGCAATATTTTCTAGCAgagtattaacgaaatttcgcgctaaaattgagccaacaaaATTACTCCACGAATATAATTAAAGTTTTCGTTACGATAACAAATGTTCTGCTAATTAAAGAAGCATTTCATGCTATTAATGTATATTTTCATTGTCctgatgacaaattttccatatcttCGCTGAAAAACTCCATTTTAATGAATTCGATTGTATGCAAAATTGAAGACGAATTTTCATAAAGAGATtcgaacaacaaaaatatttccaaatacgGTACATTGTTGTGCCAATTCTAAAATAGACCTCCTTTACAgaaatatttactataaatattatttcttccgCTTACTATTAGAGAAAGATTCGAgagtttaatttttcaatagaacccaaaaaattggtcaatgtaATGAAAGTTTTTGTTATCGTAATGGATTGAGTAATTAACACAAAAACTTTTCATCCTGTAAATAAACACGTCATTGTTTTAATGTCAATTTCATTggcacaattttaatgaaatgtcctTTCTGTGTCATTAAAACTACGGACTTGCCATGTTTTCCATATCGACAGTGGGTTAAGCAaatgatataaaatttgtttactgaAAAGTAGGTTAAATAATCCTTCATATTTCCTCGCATAAAAGTAAAGTAAACCATACTCATATCTAGGAAATGTGACTTCACTCTATTCTAAATGTATGTTTTCAACATATTTCCTTTCAATATAGTGTGTGCAGAGCCTATCTTTGAGATGTGCTTTTGATTCACTGCATTGATgttaaaattgaagttttttatcGACCTCAAacctttcaatttttgttttgttttcagaaGCTTTGGTGCCAAGTGTTCAAAATGCTGTCGTGGTATTTCAGCATCCGATTGGGTTCGAAGAGCACGAGATTTAGTCTTTCATTTAGCCTGCTTCGCATGCGACCAGTGTGGTCGACAATTGTCGACTGGAGAACAATTTGCCCTCATGGAAGATCGAGTTTTATGTAAATCCCACTATCTGGAGACTGTGGAAGGGGGCACCACCTCAAGTGATGGTAAGTAATGCACATTGAAAGTTGCCGGGACTAGATGTGCGTTGACAAGCACACGTTAAACGGTAGCTTAACTTTACATATGGACGTGTTGGTGTCATGAGCCACGTATGTTTCCACTTAGGTACCTGACAAACTCCATGTCAGTCACCGGCAAAAGCGAAACTAACAAAACTTAAACACACAACAACTTGACGCCAGCCATGCAAATAATCATACCGAGCGACAATCAGTCTGTAAGAAAGCCAAACAATCACATAGCtaatctgtccgtccgtccgtccgtccatctatcCTTTCTTTACTCACTGTACGTCCGCCAACTAGGTAACCAAGTCAATTTTGTTTCCAAACTTCCTGACTTTGAAAAGCTCAcagcgtctgtctgtccgttggTCGACCAACAAGTTGACATGAAACGTGCTCTCCCAACCACATTAAACATGAAATTCACtcatttgcaaaatgttccatataacCGCAATGTATGAATGATGATTCCGTGGTGGGACATTTGTGTATTCACGGTATTTATCCGACATGCAATGAGTCAAAACTGACGTGGATACGATTAGCACTAACAACCCTCAAAAGCTCATTTCAAAATCTAAGGATACTGTGGGAGAGGGCATTCTTACAGACCCTGGGCTCAATTACAATGTGACaatattgaaaaatgtatttaccACTAATCTATCTATTCTCGCTTTAACTTCACCTATGTTCTCTCTTAATTGTGTCTTTCAGATGGCTGTGATGGCGATGGTTACCATAAAAGCAAAACGAAACGAGTTCGCACTACATTCACCGAGGAACAGCTACAAGTATTACAGGCCAACTTTCAGATAGATAGTAATCCCGATGGTCAGGACCTGGAACGCATAGCATCCGTGACGGGGCTAAGTAAACGAGTAACACAAGTCTGGTTTCAAAATTCCCGGGCAcgacagaaaaaacatatacatgCTGGTAAGAACAAAAGTAAGTAGTGTTAGATGCAGTAGCAATAGTTTTGGTAGTCGCGAAGCTAATATCGCTTTTCCATTTTCCAAGAGACTACCAATAGTTTCGAGTAGATATAGCATAACAAGTTTATTAGTCATATAATACCCAGCAATTATACTAAAGAGGAGTTTATCTACTTCTcggaaaatatttgcatttataATGCAAATCATTTTGAGACTTTCTTAATCGATTGTGGCATGATTATCCATCGGTCTATCTGGCTGGTTGGTTTGCTCCATACATTTCGTTGGTATTAATCAACCGGcttcaaatttgttacaggATAATATTTTTATCCAAAAAATTTATGACTAAAGGCCGGTACAAAGTCCATGTTTCATGcggcaaaactaaaatttgctttACTCTGTTATTATGTCAGGATTTCCAAAGAAAACCCGCATATTTATTCTTATTTTGCGCCTATAGTTTTGGTTGTTTAGTCGTTTAACACTCAAACTCGGTGATTTCTTTTGGTTATAAAAAGGCAACAGATTCTATAGttgttgtacactgaaaaaaaaaatattgtcgtgaggcaaaAGATTTTATgttcgaatgcgaattttgcttaacatggaagacgctaatataaagtgttttttttcttgtccaaagtcgagacacttttcaatgaagacgtttttccttatagctaagtgattcgacttcaaattgaaaaataattatgtttgaTTAAGGTCAAATTTCCAAATACAGGCTCGActccaagtagaaattatgttaggtttcaagtaaaaacgtcttaagTATTGAAAAATCATCTCCTAGTTTTAAACGCTTGTTTGCTTTGTATTTAGTCAagttacaaaaagtcaacaaacttaatggtctttgatagcacatgaagagaaTAGCTGAACAAAtgaatcaactaattttttgttcttacaatcaaatttgagAGAGAATTGTATCGTAAATGTAtcattacttcaattctccgcttctttggctcgataTCAATACCACTATCATTAGTGtgaaaacaaaatcttttttaGTGTAGAATAAGCTTTTAGAGACTTATATCATGTAGAAAGTAGTTACTGTATACATAGATACAACACTCTCGTCATATCCGATTTGTTGAAATCCAAATTAAAACAATTCTGTTATTTCCTGCTCAAAAAAGTATAGTACActgtatatttaatttttgatataaatgtaTCCAGAGGGGTCTAGTTTTGATAAATTTAATTCGAATTGAAtgcattaaattaaactaaataacaaataaatactttttttaatttgttggcttatataaaataattaatttatgcTGGGGTCCGATCAACAATGATGCCTCTTCAGCTATTGGATAACACGAATCGGATATATCGAGATTGGATATTGATTTCTTTGCTTGTTTCCTTTGTTGTGCGTAGATACTTACATACTTATAGAAATATTCTCTAcaacatatttttgattataGTGCGTGAACCCGAAGGAAATTCTTTTGCCCGCCACATAAACCTGCAACTCACCTATTCGTTCCAGAATAATGCTCAAAATCCTATGCAATTGAATGGCAATAAAGCGGGATTGTATCCAGCCCATGGTAAGTAAGCATAGTATAGAGCCTAAAATTCTTATTTGTTAGAGAGTAGTTTCTTTTGCGTCAtatgaccattttttttttttaactgcacaatttatttctttaactcATCCATAGTTTGGCATAGTTTTTTAGGCCTAACCTAGCTCCCAAAAATGGTCCACGTAGAAAACTCTATCGTGTTGGCAAATGAACGTGACATTTTAGGCATGCTAGGTTCATGTGGCCTGCTTATCTCTTTTTCTATGTAAACCGAAAGAAGAGATTTCTATTCTGATGaacgaaattttggataaaatatcttACATTAacccttataaagggtgattcttttgaggttaggattttcatgcattagtatttgacagatcacgtgggatttcaaacatggtgtcaaagagaaagatgctcagtatgctttgacatttcatcatgaatagacttactaacgagcaacgcttgcaaatcattgaattttattaccaaaatcagtggcagaaaatccgcttttttatcgacaaattttgttcagcgatgaggctcatttctggttgaatggctacgtaaataagcaaaattgccgcatttggagtgaagagcaaccagaagccgttcaagaactgcccatgcatcccgaaaaatacactgtttggtgtggtttgtacgctggtggaatcattggaccgtattttttcaaagatgctgttggacgcaacgttacggtgaatggcgatcgctatcgttcgatgctaacaaactttttgttgccaaaaatggaagaactgaacttggttgacatgtggtttcaacaagatggcgctacatgccacacagctcgcgattctatggccattttgagggaaaacttcggagaacaattcatctcaagaaatggaccggtaagttggccaccaagatcatgcgatttgacgcctttagactattttttgtggggctacgtcaagtctaaagtctacagaaataagccagcaactattccagctttggaagacaacatttccgaagaaatccgggctattccggccgaaatgctcgaaaaagttgcccaaaattggactttccgaatggaccacctaagacgcagccgcggtcaacatttaaatgaaattatcttcaaaaagtaaatgtcatggaccaatctaacgtttcaaataaagaaccgatgagattttgcaaattttatgcgtttttataaaaaagctctttttttttatatcaagctcttaacaaatcaccctttattatgttggggtcatttgatggcccacatcgtatttttcatcagcgcATTTCTTACTATTGGAATATAAATAtaagttcttactactcagcaaGAATTCAGTACATGTCAACAATTTGTGCACTGactagtaagaacttttatttatattccaatagtaagaaatgcgctgatgaaaaatacgatgtgggtcatcaaatgaccccaacataaAATAAGGGTTAACGGGGAAtttcgttggtctaaaatttcgttcctgagaaatgtattttttctttgagtgtacgtTGCATCCTTTCACGATATATATTCACGTCTGAATTCGAGCGTTTACTCATAGGTATGCTAATGTGAACTTGAGAACACTTCTTGTCAGCTACCCTGTGTGGAAAGCCCAAAAATGTATTGAGTTGCTTAATTAAATACTAAATCCTTGTATCCCAGCcaactgtattttttttttgagtgtgcctCAATAAAGTTGGTTTAGAAAATCAATTAGACAATCCAAAAtagttttatcttaaatttaaacaataaaataagttTAAAATATGATTAACTCTTATTAATTCagacatttgtgtttttcatctTTATTTCATTACAGATTCCTCAATGGATGAATTATCACAGGACTCCAGTGTGCATTGTATGCAAAGTGAAGTGTGACTTAATCTGTTAGAAccgaattagatcaattaattcttATTACCTTATTACCATTACaattatttccttttttttacaaaatattgaaaatattttagattagaaagaaaaatgaaaaaaaaagattacgTCCTACACCtagtcaaaattgcaaaatcgtccagttctatagaataatgaAAAGATATTAAGGCTATAATCGCAcaaaaaagaaatcaaaaaaatcgttgatcataaaaaacaaaagtaatTCAACATTCGGCTCAAGTCagtgaataaatttaaatatacatacAACTAATATTAGATGTAAAGTACCCAGTCCTTGCTCCTAGCTTCCATGTAACTAACGtccctgaaaaagaaaattattcacaaaaaaaaatatgtagagaaatgattgattttatttttgtttcgatagaaggACAACTTGCAAACAAACAAACCCAGAAGACAAACTCTTAGTGAAATTCTAACTGACAActtacatatataaatatattaaaattataactAATTTAGGTTTTAGAAACTAGCATGGACAAGCATGCACCTACATATGGAGTGAAGTgaaacacacacccacacaaatTTGTATCCAATCATTTTAAGGGCACTGGTacagtttttaaagcactgtttttttcacattttaaatattttgtggatCGTCTGGTCATTTGGGATATTTCGATGTAAACGAAACCTAATGTCAATGACAAAAAAGGAATAGCAAATATGAATTAGTAGGTTCccttaattaataaaaacaaaaatttttaaatgcccAAAATGAGCACATATTGCTGACTTTTTAAATGCAATTCTTTTACATTTTATTCTCAAAACAACGGCAGTTATATCCTTTGACATTTTACCCATAATTCTGAATGTGGGCTATAATGTTCAAAATTAACTGAAGCATAGCTACCAATCGATTTAGATCCGGCTTTTCTGATTTTCACAGGATATTTGTGTGTACTCTtccatatgtatgtgtgtgagtgtatCCTAATGCACATGGACATGTGTCTGTGTATTATGTACAATGCTATGATATAGCCTAGTAGAATACGAGTATTATGTTGATTATTGTGTAAAGTTATCCTTTGATGTACATACATTTGTATGTGAATGTATATGTGCGTGTGTAATGTTGTATGTATGTGTATTAGAGTGGGTCCGAAAAGCTAGTGATGTTCGTGTTTTCGACATAAAGTCTTGTTTATGTCGAAAAcattgggaaattttaactgaagcataattatttctatgaactaaaatagagttaaagtATCTTTAATTCACTgcatccagagaaggaatatgatcacctcaaatatgttgcatgatcaaaatgttatttttggatggagaacttgtaacatatatgtcgcaacaatgttatttatatatccgattggcgagaaaacaacatttttgtggcaaaagtaTTCAATGTTCGatgccaaaaaaaataaaattgctcgtgatcatattccttctctgcgtgtggaagGGTTCATTGTTTCTTGTGTGCAATaatggtgaaatttctgagtctTTTAGGAAAGACTAAATTTCATGTCAGGTCAGGCAAGGCTAAATTACACTGGACAAGCAGAAATAACCTATCTTAAGTTCGTGTTGCGTGCCGAAAAAAACCGTTT
This is a stretch of genomic DNA from Haematobia irritans isolate KBUSLIRL chromosome 4, ASM5000362v1, whole genome shotgun sequence. It encodes these proteins:
- the Awh gene encoding LIM/homeobox protein arrowhead, with the translated sequence MSERHTSHCYTPPTTLILETELRSCAACGEPISDRFYLEVGGCSWHANCLRCCMCMCPLDRQQSCFIRERQVYCKADYSKSFGAKCSKCCRGISASDWVRRARDLVFHLACFACDQCGRQLSTGEQFALMEDRVLCKSHYLETVEGGTTSSDDGCDGDGYHKSKTKRVRTTFTEEQLQVLQANFQIDSNPDGQDLERIASVTGLSKRVTQVWFQNSRARQKKHIHAVREPEGNSFARHINLQLTYSFQNNAQNPMQLNGNKAGLYPAHDSSMDELSQDSSVHCMQSEV